A genomic window from Fibrobacterota bacterium includes:
- a CDS encoding sulfite exporter TauE/SafE family protein: MIYQVLALGLVAGILGGMFGIGGGAIMVPVLVLAFGIDQKMATGTSLLAQLLPVGLLGIGVYYKEGNLDWRKGALLAAGLLVGNLLGALFANQPWVSAAAMRKGYGVFLVAVGARYLFL, from the coding sequence ATGATCTATCAGGTATTGGCCTTGGGTCTGGTGGCCGGGATTCTCGGTGGCATGTTCGGGATCGGTGGAGGGGCCATCATGGTCCCCGTGCTGGTCCTGGCCTTCGGGATCGACCAGAAAATGGCTACGGGGACATCGCTCCTCGCGCAACTTCTTCCGGTTGGACTTCTGGGGATCGGCGTCTACTACAAGGAAGGCAACCTCGATTGGCGCAAGGGCGCGCTGTTGGCCGCAGGTCTGTTGGTGGGCAACCTGCTGGGCGCCCTCTTCGCCAACCAACCCTGGGTGAGCGCCGCCGCGATGCGCAAAGGCTACGGGGTGTTCCTGGTGGCGGTCGGGGCCAGGTATCTCTTCCTGTGA
- a CDS encoding MGMT family protein: MTVHCEKFGSAWGVWSIEWGLEAAGPVLHRLGFPEVDLFEVAAEPSASIDGLVDRIRRHLSGDLQDFRDVAVDLSGATPFTREVCAWIRGIPPGEVRSYGEVARAMGKPGASRAVGQALSRNPIGLVVPCHRVVGAKGLTGFSAPGGLATKERLLRLERARI; encoded by the coding sequence GTGACGGTCCATTGTGAGAAATTCGGATCCGCATGGGGCGTTTGGTCCATCGAATGGGGCCTGGAGGCGGCAGGGCCCGTTCTCCATCGCCTTGGCTTTCCGGAGGTCGATCTCTTCGAGGTGGCCGCTGAACCATCCGCATCGATCGATGGACTTGTGGACAGAATCCGACGCCATCTTTCCGGCGATCTCCAGGACTTCCGGGATGTGGCGGTGGATTTGTCGGGAGCCACGCCGTTCACCCGCGAGGTGTGCGCGTGGATTCGCGGGATCCCGCCCGGCGAGGTGAGGTCCTACGGCGAGGTCGCGCGCGCAATGGGCAAACCTGGGGCTTCGCGGGCGGTCGGACAAGCCTTGTCGCGAAATCCCATCGGCCTGGTGGTGCCTTGCCATCGCGTGGTGGGCGCCAAAGGCCTCACGGGTTTTTCCGCCCCGGGTGGCCTGGCCACCAAGGAACGGCTTCTTCGCTTGGAACGAGCCCGAATCTAG
- a CDS encoding ribonuclease D: protein MTAFHLQPDLTETQLADWSALPEIAVDTELHGLRLGRDQVLLVQVGDHLGNVALVRTAGLSDCPPRLRKLLENPSVLKLFHFATTDVAFLRQSLGVKVGPFFCTRAASRLVRTYTQSHGLKDLVREFLGVELDKQMQQTDWSRADLSEQQLKYAANDVLHLVAIYKSLIRMLEARPPLPSGITAMELASKAMLALDLHVEFVLAGYGAADGWRVDLFEHV, encoded by the coding sequence TTGACCGCTTTCCATCTACAACCGGACCTCACAGAAACCCAGCTTGCCGACTGGTCTGCCTTGCCAGAAATTGCCGTGGATACCGAACTGCACGGGTTGCGGCTGGGCCGCGACCAAGTTCTGCTGGTCCAGGTGGGCGATCACTTGGGCAATGTGGCGCTGGTGCGCACCGCGGGACTTTCGGATTGCCCGCCTCGCCTTCGCAAACTGCTGGAGAATCCGTCGGTTCTCAAGCTCTTCCACTTCGCCACCACCGATGTCGCCTTTCTGCGGCAAAGTCTTGGTGTGAAGGTCGGGCCTTTCTTCTGTACACGGGCCGCGAGCCGCTTGGTGCGCACCTATACGCAGTCGCACGGTTTGAAGGATTTGGTACGCGAGTTCCTGGGTGTGGAACTGGACAAGCAGATGCAGCAAACCGACTGGTCGCGCGCGGACCTTTCCGAACAGCAGCTCAAATACGCAGCCAACGACGTGTTGCATCTGGTGGCGATCTACAAGAGCCTCATCCGCATGCTGGAAGCCCGCCCGCCGTTGCCCTCCGGGATCACGGCGATGGAACTGGCCTCCAAGGCAATGCTAGCGCTGGATCTGCATGTGGAATTCGTGTTGGCCGGATACGGGGCCGCCGATGGCTGGCGTGTCGACCTGTTCGAGCACGTCTAG